In Corynebacterium aquatimens, one genomic interval encodes:
- the cmk gene encoding (d)CMP kinase — translation MGTPISNMPNDGLILAVDGPSGTGKSTTCRALAKKLDAKYVDTGAMYRVATLAVLRAGVDPNDTAAVIAATRELPLEVSDDPDSKSVILDGEDVSAEIRGREVTQNVSAVSAIPEVRENLVALQRSLASDAHRAIVEGRDIGTVVLIDAPAKAFLTASPEVRAQRRFDQDVAAGRDADYETVLADVVRRDELDSSRATSPLRPAEDAEIIDTSDMAKDQVLEALIQLIERSAR, via the coding sequence ATGGGCACCCCTATTTCGAACATGCCGAATGACGGCCTGATCCTTGCCGTCGATGGTCCTTCCGGCACCGGCAAGTCCACCACGTGCCGCGCGCTAGCAAAGAAGCTCGACGCGAAGTATGTGGATACCGGCGCGATGTATCGCGTAGCCACGCTTGCAGTCCTGCGCGCCGGCGTTGATCCTAACGACACCGCCGCCGTGATAGCCGCGACCCGCGAGCTTCCACTTGAGGTATCCGATGACCCGGATTCAAAGTCCGTGATTCTGGATGGGGAAGACGTCTCTGCGGAAATCCGCGGCCGCGAGGTCACACAGAATGTTTCTGCTGTTTCTGCGATCCCAGAGGTCCGCGAAAATCTCGTGGCCCTGCAGCGCAGCCTCGCGTCCGACGCGCACCGCGCGATCGTTGAGGGTCGTGACATTGGCACCGTCGTGCTGATTGACGCCCCAGCGAAGGCATTCCTCACCGCATCCCCTGAAGTCCGCGCCCAGCGCCGCTTCGACCAGGACGTCGCCGCCGGCCGCGACGCGGACTATGAGACCGTTCTAGCGGACGTCGTGCGCCGCGATGAACTCGATTCATCCCGCGCGACAAGCCCCCTGCGCCCCGCTGAGGATGCCGAAATCATCGATACCTCCGACATGGCCAAAGACCAGGTCCTCGAGGCCTTGATTCAACTGATCGAAAGGAGCGCACGATGA
- a CDS encoding pseudouridine synthase yields MTPPARREGTPDRGADKQARPTKKTPDEKLRLSNAKPAKKQHVSLSQRQRAAQAGNSDGASQATLPADHPLADNWWDAPTGGQPAKKGLSKSPNADVRLQKALAQAGVASRRHAELMIDEGRVEVNGTIVREQGVRVDPNVDIIRVDGVRVNVNEDLQYFVLNKPRGMHTTMEDELGRPCVGDIVADRVTAGQRLFHVGRLDADTEGLLILTNDGELANRLMHPKYEVPKTYLATVKGEAKPGLVKQLRAGIELEDGMAKADYVNIVDTHQGESLILVELHEGRKHIVRRMLKAAGFPVQRLVRTKIHTVRLGEQKPGTLRALNDSELTSLYKVVEM; encoded by the coding sequence ATGACTCCTCCCGCTCGCCGAGAAGGCACACCGGATAGGGGCGCTGATAAGCAAGCGCGCCCCACGAAGAAAACACCGGATGAGAAGCTGCGGCTTTCCAACGCAAAGCCGGCCAAGAAGCAACACGTTTCCCTGTCCCAACGCCAGCGCGCTGCCCAGGCTGGCAATAGTGATGGTGCCTCACAGGCCACACTGCCAGCCGATCACCCCTTGGCCGATAACTGGTGGGATGCCCCAACCGGTGGCCAACCCGCAAAGAAGGGCCTATCCAAATCCCCGAACGCCGACGTGCGTTTGCAAAAAGCCCTCGCCCAAGCAGGCGTGGCCTCCCGTCGTCACGCGGAATTGATGATTGATGAGGGCCGCGTCGAGGTCAACGGCACGATCGTGCGCGAACAGGGTGTGCGCGTGGATCCAAACGTGGACATCATCCGCGTTGACGGCGTGCGCGTGAACGTGAATGAAGATTTGCAGTACTTCGTTTTGAACAAGCCGCGCGGAATGCACACCACCATGGAAGATGAGCTCGGTCGCCCCTGCGTAGGCGACATCGTGGCCGATCGTGTCACGGCCGGTCAACGCTTGTTCCACGTTGGACGCCTTGACGCGGATACTGAAGGTCTTCTGATTCTGACCAACGATGGCGAGTTGGCTAACCGTCTCATGCACCCCAAGTACGAGGTCCCGAAGACGTATCTGGCCACCGTGAAGGGCGAAGCAAAACCAGGTCTGGTCAAGCAGCTGCGCGCGGGTATTGAGTTGGAAGACGGGATGGCAAAAGCCGATTACGTCAACATTGTGGACACCCACCAGGGTGAGTCGCTGATCTTGGTCGAACTCCACGAAGGCCGCAAGCACATCGTGCGCCGCATGTTGAAGGCGGCGGGCTTCCCGGTCCAGCGTTTGGTGCGCACAAAGATCCACACCGTGCGTTTGGGCGAGCAAAAGCCCGGCACATTGCGCGCGCTGAATGATTCGGAACTGACCTCCCTGTACAAGGTGGTGGAAATGTGA
- the scpB gene encoding SMC-Scp complex subunit ScpB has translation MDADYSTQMVSQLRSQLESVLLILDTPATTEDLAGALGASPADVRSELLAWKNECDSRGSGIDVRETAEGWRLYTRPANAHAVEAFLLDGSSTKLSRAALETLAVVAYRQPVTRAQVAAVRGVNVDGVMRTLNLRGLIAEAEPDPSTGAHRYVTTELFLEQLGIDSLERLPELAPLLPEVDSIEDAW, from the coding sequence ATGGATGCTGATTACTCCACGCAGATGGTGAGCCAACTGCGCTCGCAGTTAGAGTCCGTGCTGTTAATTTTGGACACTCCAGCGACGACGGAAGATCTTGCCGGCGCGCTAGGTGCGTCGCCAGCAGACGTGCGCAGTGAACTTTTAGCGTGGAAGAACGAGTGTGACTCCCGCGGTTCCGGCATCGATGTGCGTGAAACCGCCGAGGGCTGGCGTCTTTACACCCGGCCCGCCAATGCACACGCCGTGGAGGCTTTTCTTCTCGACGGATCGTCGACGAAGCTTTCCCGTGCTGCGCTAGAAACCCTCGCGGTGGTGGCATACCGCCAGCCGGTGACGCGTGCCCAAGTCGCCGCGGTGCGCGGCGTCAATGTGGACGGGGTGATGCGCACCTTGAACCTCCGCGGCCTGATTGCGGAAGCGGAACCTGATCCCTCGACTGGTGCCCACCGATACGTGACAACAGAGTTGTTTTTGGAACAGCTTGGAATAGATTCCCTCGAACGCCTTCCGGAGCTTGCACCGCTGCTTCCGGAAGTCGATTCCATCGAGGATGCTTGGTAG
- a CDS encoding segregation and condensation protein A encodes MTLADGVGYQPEITGFTLALGNFEGPYDLLLNLISARKLDVTEVALAEVTDEFISYVRMLGDHADLDEVTDFLVTAATLLSLKARRLLPNQEDEDAEDLELLSSRDLLFARLLQYRAYQEVARQFAQWQLSAQRRYPRAVAMEERYGELLPPVSLGHTADSFAQLAASVFRPTPPEEVRVDHLHAQAVSVPEQAGRVLDQLKLAGAHSWLSFSTVTKDCARSMEIVGRFLAILELYKAQAVDARQEESLGPLDLSWTGKDVDPAVVAAANWS; translated from the coding sequence GTGACGCTGGCCGACGGGGTCGGGTATCAACCGGAGATCACCGGTTTCACGCTGGCGCTGGGTAACTTCGAGGGCCCCTACGATCTTCTGCTGAACCTGATCAGCGCCCGCAAGCTGGACGTCACTGAAGTCGCACTGGCTGAGGTCACCGATGAGTTCATCTCCTACGTGCGCATGCTGGGGGATCACGCGGATTTGGATGAAGTGACTGACTTTTTGGTTACCGCCGCCACCTTGCTGAGCCTGAAAGCACGCCGATTGCTTCCCAATCAGGAAGATGAGGATGCTGAGGACCTGGAGTTGCTGTCATCGCGCGACTTACTGTTCGCGCGTTTGTTGCAGTACCGCGCGTACCAAGAAGTAGCCCGTCAGTTTGCCCAGTGGCAGCTCAGCGCCCAGCGACGCTACCCGCGTGCCGTCGCGATGGAGGAGCGTTACGGTGAGCTTCTTCCACCCGTCAGTCTTGGGCACACCGCTGACTCGTTCGCGCAGCTCGCGGCAAGTGTCTTCCGGCCGACTCCTCCGGAGGAAGTCCGCGTGGACCACCTGCACGCCCAGGCTGTGTCTGTTCCGGAACAAGCTGGCAGAGTTCTTGATCAGCTCAAACTAGCTGGCGCCCACAGCTGGCTGAGCTTTAGCACGGTGACGAAAGACTGCGCGCGGTCGATGGAAATCGTCGGGAGGTTCCTGGCCATCTTGGAGCTCTACAAAGCCCAAGCCGTCGATGCGCGCCAAGAGGAATCGCTTGGTCCACTGGACTTGTCGTGGACGGGCAAAGACGTAGACCCCGCGGTGGTGGCCGCAGCGAACTGGAGCTAG
- a CDS encoding ParA family protein — protein MAGTTETGAGATQESLLPEPTVGLTGRPVRELPQPKPLDRHGPAVIISMVNQKGGVGKTTSSINLGACLAEVGRKVLLVDLDPQGALSAGLGVTHDEDQVTVYDLMLDNTASIHSAIKHTNVSGLDLVPANIDLSAAEIQLVNEVGREQTLGRALRPVRGEYDVIIIDCQPSLGLLTVNALACSQGVIIPMECEYFSLRGLALLTDTVEKVRDRINFDLEIVGILVTMFDRRTTHAREVMDRVVEVFGDRVFDTVITRTVRFPETSVAGEPIITWAPNSQGAEQYRNLALEVLERTGR, from the coding sequence ATGGCCGGGACGACGGAAACGGGTGCAGGCGCAACGCAGGAGTCGTTGCTGCCGGAACCTACTGTTGGCCTTACAGGGCGCCCGGTGCGTGAACTCCCGCAGCCGAAGCCGCTGGACCGGCATGGCCCTGCCGTGATCATCTCCATGGTGAATCAGAAGGGCGGGGTGGGGAAGACCACGTCCTCGATCAACCTGGGTGCGTGCCTTGCGGAAGTGGGCCGCAAAGTGCTCCTCGTGGACCTTGATCCGCAAGGAGCGTTGTCTGCCGGTCTTGGTGTCACCCACGACGAAGACCAGGTGACGGTCTATGACTTGATGCTGGATAACACGGCGTCTATCCACTCAGCGATCAAGCACACGAATGTCTCAGGCTTAGACCTCGTGCCGGCCAACATTGACCTCTCCGCCGCTGAGATCCAGTTGGTCAATGAGGTGGGTCGGGAGCAGACTCTGGGCCGCGCGCTGCGGCCGGTGCGTGGCGAGTATGACGTGATCATTATTGATTGCCAACCCTCGCTTGGTCTGCTGACCGTCAATGCCCTCGCGTGCTCCCAAGGCGTGATCATCCCTATGGAGTGCGAATACTTTTCGCTGCGCGGCCTGGCCCTACTGACGGACACCGTGGAGAAGGTGCGTGACCGCATTAACTTTGACCTGGAAATCGTCGGCATCTTGGTGACCATGTTTGACCGGCGCACCACCCACGCGCGCGAGGTCATGGATCGCGTGGTTGAGGTCTTTGGGGACCGAGTCTTTGACACCGTGATCACCCGCACGGTCCGTTTCCCCGAGACCTCTGTTGCCGGGGAGCCGATTATTACGTGGGCACCGAATTCCCAGGGCGCAGAGCAGTACCGCAACCTGGCCTTGGAAGTTTTGGAGAGGACCGGCCGGTGA
- the xerD gene encoding site-specific tyrosine recombinase XerD, with protein MTPRVVAQLWLEHLAVERGASQHTLSNYRRDANRYVEWLESCGKDDLAAVTTTDVEDYVADLRRGSKTRSPLAASSAGRALVVARGLHKFAAVEGLVPADVAASVSPPSAGEKLPDTLSINEVAALIESCSEDTPTGIRDKALLETLYATGTRVSEALALSVDDVSELVAAGSSDDVGGSDGQAGLDAAFLRVTGKGDKQRIVPLGGAARGALAEYLVRGRPCLSTGASHALFLNTRGKALSRQSAWAIIQDAAKRAGIDKKISPHTLRHSFATHLLEGGADVRTVQELLGHSSVTTTQIYTHVSPENLRDVWATSHPRAKATVTNYKSVR; from the coding sequence GTGACACCCCGGGTGGTGGCGCAACTGTGGCTTGAGCACCTCGCCGTGGAACGGGGCGCGTCCCAGCACACGCTGAGCAACTACCGGCGTGACGCGAACCGCTACGTGGAATGGCTCGAATCTTGCGGCAAAGACGACCTTGCCGCGGTGACGACGACGGATGTGGAAGACTACGTCGCTGATTTACGGCGGGGATCGAAAACCAGATCACCGCTCGCAGCGTCCTCGGCTGGGCGCGCACTCGTGGTCGCCCGGGGTCTGCACAAGTTCGCTGCCGTCGAAGGCCTCGTGCCCGCCGACGTCGCAGCCAGCGTGTCGCCACCGAGCGCGGGGGAGAAGCTTCCCGACACCTTGAGTATCAACGAGGTCGCGGCACTGATTGAGTCGTGCAGCGAGGACACTCCAACCGGGATCCGGGACAAGGCTCTGTTGGAAACTCTCTACGCCACCGGCACACGCGTCTCTGAGGCGCTAGCGCTCAGCGTTGATGACGTCAGCGAGCTCGTCGCCGCTGGCAGTAGCGATGACGTGGGCGGCAGTGACGGCCAAGCTGGTCTTGACGCGGCGTTCCTGCGCGTGACGGGAAAAGGCGATAAGCAGCGCATCGTGCCCTTGGGCGGTGCCGCGCGCGGCGCGCTCGCCGAGTATCTTGTCCGCGGGCGCCCATGCTTATCGACGGGGGCGTCTCACGCACTGTTCTTAAACACCCGCGGCAAGGCACTATCGCGCCAAAGCGCGTGGGCGATCATCCAAGACGCGGCGAAACGCGCGGGGATAGATAAGAAAATCTCCCCGCACACGCTGCGGCATTCTTTTGCCACGCACTTGCTCGAAGGCGGTGCGGACGTGCGTACGGTCCAGGAGCTCCTTGGCCATTCGTCGGTGACCACCACTCAGATCTACACGCACGTGAGTCCGGAGAATCTCCGCGACGTGTGGGCTACAAGTCACCCCCGCGCAAAGGCCACAGTTACGAATTACAAGAGTGTAAGATAA
- a CDS encoding NUDIX domain-containing protein, which yields MSETPRHRFETLDSQLLIDAPILAVRRDTVTMPGGGTAKREIVEHFGAVAVVAVNADNEIAMVEQYRHTVGRRLWELPAGLLDIDGESELIAAQRELVEEAGVTASNWHVLVDLITSPGFAEEAVRVFYATDLTIVDKPEGEEEEADMELAWVSLDQARAMTLRGEIINSIAISGILAACEVVDKRAEPRPVTDPFDLRPTAMASRRRAEGFTPDMKKRTT from the coding sequence ATGAGCGAAACGCCCCGCCACAGATTTGAGACGCTCGATTCGCAGTTGCTTATCGACGCACCGATTCTCGCTGTCCGACGCGACACCGTCACGATGCCAGGCGGCGGTACCGCCAAGCGCGAAATCGTCGAACACTTCGGCGCTGTCGCCGTCGTGGCCGTGAACGCGGACAATGAGATCGCCATGGTGGAGCAATACCGCCATACCGTAGGGCGCCGTTTGTGGGAATTGCCCGCCGGCCTGCTTGATATAGATGGTGAATCTGAACTCATCGCTGCCCAGCGTGAGCTGGTGGAAGAAGCAGGCGTTACCGCATCGAACTGGCACGTCCTAGTTGATCTGATCACCTCACCAGGTTTCGCGGAAGAAGCGGTTCGGGTGTTTTATGCCACTGACCTTACGATCGTCGATAAGCCAGAAGGCGAAGAAGAGGAAGCGGACATGGAACTGGCGTGGGTGTCGCTTGATCAGGCGCGCGCGATGACTCTGCGCGGTGAGATCATCAATTCGATCGCGATCTCTGGCATCCTCGCGGCGTGTGAGGTCGTGGATAAGCGCGCGGAGCCTCGTCCCGTGACCGACCCCTTTGATCTTCGTCCCACGGCGATGGCTAGCCGACGCCGTGCGGAAGGCTTTACCCCGGACATGAAGAAGCGGACGACGTGA